The Rickettsiales bacterium genome segment GAACCGTTATCGCCTGCGATGGGCTTAGGCATGAAAGTCGCCGTTTTGCCGTAAGAATGCGCCACATTGTGAACCACATATTTATACTTCTGCACGTTATCAGCACATTTAACTAGCGTATCGAACTTGGTGCCTAATTCGCACTGTCCCGGCGCCACTTCATGGTGATGCAAGATAGATTCGATCCCCACCATGTTAAGCACCGAGAGCATCTCTGCACGCATATCTTGCAACGAATCAACCGGCGCTACCGGGAAGTAACCGCCTTTTGTGCCGGGACGGTGCCCCATGTTCCCCATGTCGTAAGACGTGCCGCTATTACTTGGCATTTCTTCGGAATCAAGCGCGTAAAAACTGCTACCTGCGGAAAGGTCCCAGCGTGCATCATCAAAAACGAAAAACTCCAATTCAGGACCGAAGAAGGCTTTATCACCCACGCCTGAATTTTTCAAATACGCTTCCGCACGCTCTGCGGTTGAGCGAGGATCACGATCATATTTCTGACCTGTACTTGGCTCGACGATACTACAGAATACAACCACGGTTGTTTGCGCGGTGAATGGGTCCAAAAATGCGCTTTCAGCATCAGGCTGGAGAATCATATCAGACTCATTGATCGTCTTCCAACCGGCGATAGATGAGCCATCAAACATAATGCCCTCATCCAGCAAATCTTGATCCACTTGTGAAGCGATATAACCTGTATGCTGCCACTTTCCTTTTGGATCAGTGAAGCGAAACTCTACAAATTGCGCATCATGTTCTTTAACCAAATCTAATACTTTATTGCCCATTTTTTTCCTCATGGTTTAGTTGAATTTATCAAAAGAAAAGGCGACCAAAAGCCGCCTTGTTTTACTTAGAGCGCGTCATCACCACGCTCACCCGTTCGGATTCGTATCGCATCTTCTACTGCGGTTACGAAGATTTTACCATCCCCAATTTTCTCTGTTTGTGCCGCCGACATGATCGCTTCAATCGTTCGCTCAACTTGGCTATCTTCTACAACAAGTTCTAGTTTCACCTTGGGCAAAAAATCAACCACATATTCAGCACCACGATAAAGCTCCGTATGCCCTTTTTGACGGCCAAAACCCTTGGCCTCAGTCACAGTCATCCCCTGCAGTCCGGCTTCTTGCAGCGCTTCTTTGACTTCATCTAATTTAAAAGGCTTAATAATGGCTTCAATTTTTTTCATGGTGCCAGTGCATTTTCCGTAACAGTGTTTAATCAAGAGACTACGGAAACAAGGTATGGCACCCTCTTTTGGCTTGCGCAAGCCTGTTTTCGCACTGCAACATAAGTTTTTCTCTCTCTAATCCGAATACCCCACTTCTCGCGCTTGACCTTAACGAAGATTCTCATTATCAACCGTGACAGTCGTGGCGGGTGTAGCTCAGTTGGTTAGAGCGCTAGTTTGTGGTATTGGAGGTCGCGGGTTCGAAACCCGTCACTCGCCCCACTATTTCTTCAAGAGATTAAGCGATTATCGCCTACCCCAGAGAAATCCCTAGGTGCCAAGAATGAATTGAAGCCATTAACAAGGCTCGAACAAAGGCATTCGAATTACGGTGTTTTAAGGTATGTGTGAGGGTATTATTAGATCGATACTTCTTCTAATGAACTAAAAATGGCAGGTGATTTCACCAACCAGGCACATAGCGGTTCTCATTGCGTAGATTACGGCGCGTGCTCAAACTGGCAGGTAAAGCCAACGGTTCGATTGCAAAGAGAATGTGACTAACGACTATCGACCTTTAACCGGTGCCTCCAGATTGGCAGCTAATATTGGACCATTATTCACAGGCGCCGCTTCAACGAAGCATTGATCTACTTTTTCTTCAAAACAAGCGCCGATATCGTCTTTAAAGTCTTGGCAAGCCGCTTCGATAGACGCAGTAGAGCCTGGCACTGGCGCCAAAAAGACCGTTTGATCTACCCTAGTTGATTCAGGAACCATGAAACTTAGGTTCATAAGCTCAGGGGGGGGTAGCATTGTTGCGTAGGAAGAGGGCTGAGGCTCAGGTTGAGGAGATTGCTGCAACTTATAACCACCATCACGCCAGATTTGATCTTGCTCTTGATTGTAATTGGTAAGCCCCGCGCGAGTCTTGTCGCCCCACACGCCGTCAACGACGAGTGCTTTATCTTCAAATAATTCTTTTTCGTTAAAGAAATTCTGAACGCCTTTAATGGCTGCTGTAGTTGCGGTGCCTAAATTTCCATCTATAAATGCGCTTTTGTTTGCGAGGTATTTTTTGTGACTGTCTGGGGTTGCCTCCAGCACCGCTGCCTTAATTTCAGGATTTTCTTCCATCAGATCCCAAATGCGGTCTTGGATTGTGTGGACATCAACATTATTGTTGGGATCACTTATCATGCCTTTCCCAAACTCTTTGCCTTTATTATCGTACGTTACGCCATAGGTCTTACTAGTATCAAAATTACTTGGCATCTAATTACTCGCTCTCAAGTTTCTGTTCATATAAACTTAGTATGTCTAGGAATTGTGACAGAATGATGAAGAGTCATTAATAATCTTCTCAGCTGCATTTTACCCTTTCTTAAGGTTTCCCCCTTATGGTTGCCCTATGCTAGAAGAACAAACATTCCAACATGGTGAGCTTATCTTTCGCGAAGGTGAAGAGAGCGATTTTGCTTATTTAATCAGCGAAGGTAGCGTCGAGATCTTCAAACGCACTGAACGTGGTACTGTGCTGCTGTCCAACTTAGGCTCTGGCGAGCTGTTTGGAGAGATGGGCTTAATCAGCGACACCCCCCGCTCCGCTTCGGCTGCTGCGGATGGCCCTATCGTTGTTAAGAAAATCTCTCGCGATGCCTTGCATCATTTATTAGGTCAAAGCCCGGCTGAGATTGCTCAAATGCTAAAAGCACTGATGGAACGCTTACGGAGCGGAAATCAAAAAATCTCTCGTCTACTCAATAAACAAAACCAATTCCAACTCGCGACTAGCGCGGCGCATGAGGTGAAACGTATTTCACTTATCCCTCTTTCCAATCAGCTCAAAGAACAGCTTGGAAAAGGAACCGTAATCCAAGCTCCTTACCGTGTAGGGTCTGGGTCTGCTGGCAATGTGGGTATGGGGGAATCCCTCGATATGAATGACCTAGAGATCAAAGGGGCGAATGAGAACATCCTCTCACGCAGTCATTTTTGTGTACAAAAGGGTGCGCAAGGACTCGAAGTGGTGGATCGCGGCAGCCGTACGGGCACGATCGTGAATGATATCCCAATTGGCAGTATGCATGAAAGTGATTCTGCCGTTCTAACCCCAGGCGATAACACCATTATTGCCGGAGATGCCGCCTCCCCCTATCGTTTTTGCATTAACTGGGAAATTGAATAATCTCGAAATTAAGGGCTTGCACAGGCGAGGCTTAACGCTTATAACTCTTCCTCCCTCCTAGAGGGTTTTATATATGGTGACGCGGGGTGGAGCAGCCCGGTAGCTCGTCAGGCTCATAACCTGAAGGTCGTAGGTTCAAATCCTACCCCCGCAACCAATACCACAGCCAGTTACAGGCTTATCGTAAAATCCGTAACATCCACCCAAGTCGCACATAGGTCGCACGCTAGATATCAATTCTTGTGACTTTAGTGGTGGCGTGTTCTTATTTGGATGACTGCCAGAGTGGCCAGTCTTTCCAGTCTTGCGGTATCCCCATCGCTTGTATGGAGGTGTATTCGGACTCTGGGAAAGCATCTATCAACTCCACCAACCGATTACCCCATTGACTGTTGGGGCTAACCTGCCGCATGAAGTACTGGATAGTGCAGAGGACAGGGTAAAGGCGGGTAGCATCTACCTGCTCCTGCTTCAACCGATGGAGTTCTGGCATGGCGGCATTGGGGTAACCGACACGCACAGGCAGCACACGGTTCCACAAGCGGCTATGGTGAGCGCAGATGTTGCGTGCCACATTCATGGAGTGCAGCCAGTTACGCAGAAGCGCATAGCGGTTGATACCATAGGTTTCTGCGATAGGTGCTTTGTACTGGTCTTTGAGTTGGCCGATATATACCGACAGCATACCGAAGTCCCATAGCTCCACGGCCATCCATATCGGCAGATCACCATCATACTTGCCCTTGAAGTGTTGTATGAAGTCCTCACGGGATCCACGATACTTCTTATCATAACTCTGTTTCCATCGGTCATAGCCACTAGAGCGGATGAAGCTGTCGTACAGATATTCGGGTTTCAGGTACGCCCAGCGATCACGCAGACCTAGCTGGGCAGAGACATCTACCCGCAGAGCCACCTCAATACGCTCCAGCGCATCCAGCAGTAGCAAGCGAAGTCGTTTATCAAACACGTAGAGCTCCTTGATATTCTCAAAAGTGACGTTAGGCTTGAAGGTATCTAATACCTTCCATGCACCATCATTGTCTTGCTCGCTCTGGCGGAACACGTAGGAGTACCCACTCAAACGGTAATAACCGATCTTGGCCAGATAATGCTCGGCCTTGCGGCGATCATCAATGATGAGGCCTCGCACCTCCAGCAGGTCAGCCTGTTCGGCTATGGTTTTATATGTTTTGTTATAGCGCATGGGTCATACAAGAAGACCAGCCCGTGGTGAGGCTGGTCATATTAGCTATAGAATATGTTATATTGAGTTATTCTGCGAGACGGAAATATCCGTAAGG includes the following:
- the glnA gene encoding type I glutamate--ammonia ligase, with the translated sequence MGNKVLDLVKEHDAQFVEFRFTDPKGKWQHTGYIASQVDQDLLDEGIMFDGSSIAGWKTINESDMILQPDAESAFLDPFTAQTTVVVFCSIVEPSTGQKYDRDPRSTAERAEAYLKNSGVGDKAFFGPELEFFVFDDARWDLSAGSSFYALDSEEMPSNSGTSYDMGNMGHRPGTKGGYFPVAPVDSLQDMRAEMLSVLNMVGIESILHHHEVAPGQCELGTKFDTLVKCADNVQKYKYVVHNVAHSYGKTATFMPKPIAGDNGSGMHVHQSIWQDDKPLFAGNGYADLSEMCLHYIGGIIKHAKALNAFTNASTNSYKRLIPGFEAPVLLAYSSRNRSASIRIPYVASAKAKRIETRFPDPTANPYFCFSALLMAGLDGIENKIHPGDAMDKNLYDLPAEELKDIPTVAGSLREALEALNADREFLKRGDVFSDDQIDSYIELKMEEVYALEHTPSPIEFDMYYSV
- a CDS encoding P-II family nitrogen regulator, producing the protein MKKIEAIIKPFKLDEVKEALQEAGLQGMTVTEAKGFGRQKGHTELYRGAEYVVDFLPKVKLELVVEDSQVERTIEAIMSAAQTEKIGDGKIFVTAVEDAIRIRTGERGDDAL
- a CDS encoding peptidoglycan-binding domain-containing protein, giving the protein MPSNFDTSKTYGVTYDNKGKEFGKGMISDPNNNVDVHTIQDRIWDLMEENPEIKAAVLEATPDSHKKYLANKSAFIDGNLGTATTAAIKGVQNFFNEKELFEDKALVVDGVWGDKTRAGLTNYNQEQDQIWRDGGYKLQQSPQPEPQPSSYATMLPPPELMNLSFMVPESTRVDQTVFLAPVPGSTASIEAACQDFKDDIGACFEEKVDQCFVEAAPVNNGPILAANLEAPVKGR
- a CDS encoding cyclic nucleotide-binding domain-containing protein, producing MLEEQTFQHGELIFREGEESDFAYLISEGSVEIFKRTERGTVLLSNLGSGELFGEMGLISDTPRSASAAADGPIVVKKISRDALHHLLGQSPAEIAQMLKALMERLRSGNQKISRLLNKQNQFQLATSAAHEVKRISLIPLSNQLKEQLGKGTVIQAPYRVGSGSAGNVGMGESLDMNDLEIKGANENILSRSHFCVQKGAQGLEVVDRGSRTGTIVNDIPIGSMHESDSAVLTPGDNTIIAGDAASPYRFCINWEIE
- a CDS encoding Abi family protein codes for the protein MRYNKTYKTIAEQADLLEVRGLIIDDRRKAEHYLAKIGYYRLSGYSYVFRQSEQDNDGAWKVLDTFKPNVTFENIKELYVFDKRLRLLLLDALERIEVALRVDVSAQLGLRDRWAYLKPEYLYDSFIRSSGYDRWKQSYDKKYRGSREDFIQHFKGKYDGDLPIWMAVELWDFGMLSVYIGQLKDQYKAPIAETYGINRYALLRNWLHSMNVARNICAHHSRLWNRVLPVRVGYPNAAMPELHRLKQEQVDATRLYPVLCTIQYFMRQVSPNSQWGNRLVELIDAFPESEYTSIQAMGIPQDWKDWPLWQSSK